A genome region from Methanococcoides burtonii DSM 6242 includes the following:
- a CDS encoding glycosyltransferase family 4 protein, producing the protein MKICLIADAISVHTVRWAEYFAQQGDEVHLITYESPIQDISGVTIHAIRSRFDSLYLAFIPRHLKIYSLVKRLKPDIVHAHFISKFGFHAAFLNFRPVVMSAWGDDILIIPYWSKVLWYFTKKSLKRADKIYAVSDDIAQKIIFDFGISADHVEVIPFGVDSKLFSPNEKEWPHEKVQVLSNRNFYEVYNIETLLHAIPLVVEKYENINFIIKGTGPLESSLKQLAKDLNIEKFIDFVGWIEYKEMPKYLHKGDIYVSTATSDGTPVSVLEAMACKKACIVTDVGGVKEWIEDGMNGILIPPRNPEILAEKILDLARFPDERERLGNQAYKVIDERGDWYRIMSSVRLDYENMVKEHEQ; encoded by the coding sequence ATGAAAATTTGTTTAATTGCAGATGCCATTTCTGTACATACTGTTCGCTGGGCAGAATATTTTGCACAGCAAGGGGATGAAGTACATCTAATTACGTATGAGTCGCCTATCCAGGATATAAGCGGAGTGACGATACATGCCATTAGATCGAGATTTGACAGTCTTTATCTTGCTTTCATACCAAGGCATCTGAAGATATATTCACTTGTGAAGAGACTCAAGCCTGATATCGTTCATGCTCATTTTATATCGAAATTTGGATTCCATGCAGCATTTTTGAATTTCAGACCTGTGGTGATGAGTGCATGGGGAGATGATATACTGATCATCCCATATTGGTCAAAGGTATTATGGTATTTTACAAAGAAAAGTCTTAAGAGAGCGGATAAGATCTATGCGGTTTCTGATGATATTGCACAAAAGATCATTTTCGATTTTGGAATATCCGCAGACCATGTTGAAGTAATTCCTTTCGGGGTGGATTCCAAACTATTTAGCCCAAATGAAAAAGAATGGCCTCATGAAAAAGTACAAGTTCTCTCGAACAGGAACTTTTATGAAGTATATAATATTGAGACATTGCTTCACGCCATACCTCTTGTTGTTGAAAAATATGAGAACATAAATTTCATAATAAAGGGCACTGGACCTCTTGAAAGTTCACTTAAGCAGCTTGCTAAAGATCTGAATATTGAGAAGTTCATCGATTTTGTTGGATGGATCGAATACAAAGAAATGCCTAAGTATTTGCATAAAGGCGATATTTACGTATCCACCGCCACATCAGATGGGACCCCGGTTTCTGTCCTTGAAGCCATGGCATGCAAAAAAGCCTGCATTGTAACTGATGTGGGCGGTGTTAAGGAGTGGATAGAAGATGGAATGAACGGTATCTTAATACCACCGCGAAACCCCGAGATCCTGGCAGAAAAGATATTGGACCTGGCAAGGTTCCCTGATGAAAGAGAACGATTGGGGAACCAGGCATACAAGGTCATAGATGAGAGAGGAGATTGGTATCGCATTATGTCCTCTGTCAGACTAGATTATGAGAATATGGTCAAAGAACATGAACAATGA
- a CDS encoding NAD-dependent epimerase/dehydratase family protein: MNNDSIAITGSRGFIGTRLTAQLRLKGLDLLEISHSLDSIDITNWEQVKTIPKRDVLVHLAGMTNIPESFNHPRDVYTINTFGTLNMLEWCRLNDVKRFIYASTFVYGNPQYTPVDEKHPTLPNNPYSQSKLIGEELCNAYCRDYGIDVISLRLFNVYGPHQKGDYLIPHIIRQLESGKVSLKDPLPKRDFVYIDDVIDSFECALDSGLGGCNVFNIANGKSNSVREIADMLAETYFFEKGQRADIDYTCEKRQSEVSDTIANIEKAKNIIKWEPKTDIKTGLAQTLRTYLNEYKK, encoded by the coding sequence ATGAACAATGATAGCATTGCAATTACAGGAAGTAGAGGCTTTATAGGGACTCGGCTTACCGCCCAACTTCGTTTAAAGGGCTTGGACCTGCTTGAGATCTCACACTCGTTAGATTCGATCGATATTACTAATTGGGAACAAGTGAAGACGATACCAAAAAGGGATGTGCTTGTTCACCTTGCCGGGATGACAAATATACCGGAATCCTTTAACCATCCACGAGATGTTTACACGATAAATACATTCGGCACATTGAATATGCTTGAGTGGTGCCGTTTGAACGATGTAAAGAGATTTATCTATGCCAGTACTTTTGTTTACGGGAACCCACAATACACACCTGTTGATGAAAAGCATCCAACTCTACCGAATAACCCATACTCCCAGAGCAAACTGATAGGAGAAGAGCTTTGCAACGCTTATTGCAGGGATTATGGTATCGATGTCATATCGTTGCGTTTATTCAATGTCTATGGACCCCACCAGAAAGGAGATTATCTGATCCCACATATAATACGTCAACTCGAATCAGGAAAAGTGTCACTGAAAGACCCTTTGCCTAAAAGGGATTTTGTGTATATTGACGATGTTATAGATTCCTTTGAATGTGCATTGGATAGTGGTCTTGGTGGATGCAATGTATTTAATATTGCAAACGGGAAGAGCAATTCTGTAAGAGAGATAGCAGATATGCTTGCAGAGACTTATTTTTTTGAGAAAGGTCAAAGAGCTGATATTGATTATACATGTGAGAAGCGGCAAAGTGAAGTTTCCGACACTATTGCAAATATAGAAAAAGCAAAGAATATAATCAAGTGGGAACCGAAAACGGATATTAAGACCGGACTTGCACAAACCTTAAGGACGTATCTGAATGAGTATAAAAAATAA
- a CDS encoding SDR family NAD(P)-dependent oxidoreductase codes for MSIKNKNVVVTGAGGFIASHLTEELVRRGANVKAFVHYNSRNDWGLLELAEKDLLDKVEVISGDVTDPFFVNSVTKDTDIVFHLAALIGIPYSYVAPEHYVNVNVKGTLNVLQACLDNGVGKMVHTSTSETYGTAEYTPIDEKHPLKGQSPYSASKIGADKMAESYYRSFDLPVATIRPFNTFGPRQSARAIIPTIISQALTRDEIHVGSLTPVRDMTYVKDTVNGFIEVGLSERSSGETINVGTGSGATIGVILEKILKILGKEDIPVIEEQNRVRPGKSEVMELICDNSKAKDLLNWSPEYSLDNGLKETIEWMQEYTKLYKPDMYVI; via the coding sequence ATGAGTATAAAAAATAAGAATGTCGTTGTTACGGGAGCAGGAGGATTCATTGCCAGCCATCTGACAGAAGAACTGGTCCGTCGTGGTGCTAATGTCAAAGCGTTCGTACATTATAATTCAAGAAATGACTGGGGATTACTTGAGCTTGCAGAAAAGGATCTGCTTGATAAGGTCGAAGTTATTTCAGGAGATGTTACTGACCCATTTTTTGTCAATTCGGTGACAAAGGACACAGACATTGTATTCCATCTGGCAGCACTTATTGGCATACCCTATTCATACGTAGCTCCTGAGCATTACGTTAATGTCAATGTCAAAGGTACTCTGAATGTTCTTCAGGCATGTCTTGACAATGGAGTTGGAAAGATGGTACATACATCCACAAGTGAGACGTATGGTACTGCAGAATACACACCAATCGATGAAAAGCACCCCCTCAAAGGGCAATCGCCTTATTCTGCTTCCAAGATCGGAGCGGATAAAATGGCAGAGAGCTATTATCGTTCATTTGATCTTCCCGTTGCGACTATCAGGCCTTTCAACACGTTTGGACCACGCCAGTCTGCGCGTGCAATAATTCCCACAATAATATCACAGGCGCTTACCAGAGATGAGATCCATGTGGGATCATTGACACCGGTGCGTGATATGACATATGTAAAAGATACAGTGAATGGATTTATTGAAGTTGGACTTTCAGAGAGGTCATCTGGAGAGACCATTAATGTAGGAACAGGATCAGGAGCTACTATCGGAGTAATTCTGGAGAAGATCCTTAAGATACTTGGAAAAGAGGACATTCCTGTTATCGAGGAACAAAACCGTGTTCGTCCAGGCAAAAGTGAGGTAATGGAATTGATATGTGATAATTCGAAAGCAAAGGACTTGCTTAACTGGTCTCCGGAATATTCACTTGATAATGGATTGAAAGAGACCATCGAGTGGATGCAAGAATATACAAAATTATATAAGCCAGATATGTATGTTATTTAA
- a CDS encoding nucleotidyltransferase family protein, translating to MQAVILAGGKGTRLAPYTTVLPKPLMPIGDMPILEIVIRQLKKNGFTDIVLAVGHLAGLIEAYFGDGSKWGVNITYSIEDEPLGTAGPLSLIDDLDENFLVMNGDLLTNVNYSDLMRFHLENDALSTVSVYTKDVPISLGVLELDDNGKITDYIEKPTLKYKVSMGIYVFNRKILEHIKKGEYLDFPDLIKNLISLNENVSGYMFEGYWMDIGRYEDYSKVLEEFESMKDELL from the coding sequence ATGCAAGCAGTTATTTTAGCAGGAGGAAAGGGGACTCGTCTGGCTCCCTATACCACAGTTTTGCCAAAGCCTTTGATGCCCATAGGGGATATGCCGATACTAGAGATTGTTATCCGGCAACTTAAGAAGAATGGGTTTACCGATATTGTTCTGGCTGTCGGTCATCTTGCAGGTCTTATAGAGGCATATTTTGGAGATGGGAGCAAGTGGGGAGTGAACATCACATACTCTATTGAAGACGAACCACTTGGAACCGCCGGCCCCCTATCCCTAATTGATGATCTGGATGAGAATTTTCTGGTGATGAACGGGGACCTTTTGACAAATGTTAATTACTCTGACCTTATGCGATTCCATCTTGAAAATGATGCACTATCGACAGTTTCCGTGTATACAAAGGATGTTCCAATAAGCTTGGGAGTTCTTGAATTAGATGATAATGGGAAGATCACAGACTATATTGAAAAGCCTACGCTGAAATACAAGGTCAGTATGGGAATCTATGTTTTTAATCGGAAGATATTGGAACATATTAAAAAAGGAGAGTATTTGGATTTCCCGGATCTAATCAAGAATTTGATAAGTCTAAATGAGAATGTTTCCGGTTATATGTTCGAGGGATATTGGATGGATATTGGTAGATATGAGGATTATTCTAAGGTGTTGGAAGAGTTTGAGAGTATGAAGGATGAATTGTTGTGA
- a CDS encoding cytidylyltransferase domain-containing protein, whose translation MDKNNIFAIIPARSGSKGIAGKNIRSLNGKPLICHTIEEAVKSRYLERVFISTDDPLIAKISKQCGAKIINRPAELAEDESPTINAIFHAIDTIKNAYDTEIIILLQPTSPLRNAADIDKALDMFMKTDCDSVISMCKVEHSPYWSFKYEGDKFKSLFGNECLQMRRQELPEVYRPNGAIYITTIENLYKNNGFYCDKIIPYIMPAERSVDIDDEIDFKLAELLIQEYTKNAKNGSNK comes from the coding sequence ATGGACAAAAATAATATATTTGCAATAATTCCAGCCCGCAGCGGCTCTAAAGGTATTGCAGGTAAAAACATACGGTCATTGAATGGAAAACCCCTTATTTGCCATACCATCGAAGAAGCAGTTAAATCAAGATACTTAGAAAGAGTTTTCATTTCCACTGATGATCCATTAATTGCAAAAATATCTAAGCAATGTGGTGCCAAAATCATAAATCGACCTGCTGAACTTGCCGAAGATGAATCCCCTACAATTAATGCGATTTTTCACGCTATAGATACCATAAAAAATGCATATGACACCGAAATTATAATTCTCTTACAACCCACATCTCCATTGAGAAATGCCGCTGATATTGATAAGGCACTCGACATGTTCATGAAAACGGACTGCGATTCTGTAATAAGCATGTGCAAAGTGGAGCACTCACCATACTGGAGTTTCAAATATGAGGGTGATAAATTTAAATCGCTTTTCGGGAACGAATGTTTACAAATGCGCAGGCAAGAACTGCCTGAGGTGTACCGACCAAATGGTGCAATATACATAACCACAATCGAAAACCTCTACAAGAACAATGGTTTTTATTGCGATAAGATTATTCCATATATCATGCCAGCGGAAAGAAGTGTAGACATTGATGACGAAATCGACTTCAAACTTGCAGAACTGCTAATCCAAGAGTATACAAAAAATGCAAAAAATGGATCGAATAAGTGA
- the neuB gene encoding N-acetylneuraminate synthase, protein MDRISENAPVFIIAEAGVNHNGSIALAKQLIDVAAKSNADAVKFQTFVTEDVVSINTPKAEYQKHTTESSESQFEMIKKLELSKTDHKELMKHAEQKNIMFLSTPFDERSVDLLVELGVPLIKISSGEITNHPLLKYISRKGIPIILSTGMSTLEEVAEAVSVIKDAGCEDLTLLHCTSSYPARVEDCNLLTMETMADVFDVQVGYSDHTSGICVPLAAAAMGACVIEKHFTLDKNLTGPDHMASLEPTELEEMVRGIRLVEKARGSSVKAPVESELEVRDIVRRSIVAKVNIPAGTVIAEDLLAFKRPGVGMPPKYLDRLIGKVPISEIKKDSLINFEMFETI, encoded by the coding sequence ATGGATCGAATAAGTGAGAATGCCCCCGTATTCATCATTGCTGAAGCCGGCGTGAACCACAACGGCAGCATAGCACTGGCCAAGCAATTAATCGACGTAGCAGCCAAATCCAACGCAGACGCCGTAAAATTCCAGACCTTTGTCACAGAAGATGTCGTAAGCATTAATACCCCAAAAGCAGAATACCAAAAGCATACAACTGAGTCCTCCGAATCCCAATTTGAGATGATCAAGAAACTGGAGCTCTCAAAAACAGACCATAAAGAATTGATGAAACATGCTGAGCAAAAAAACATCATGTTTCTTTCCACGCCCTTCGATGAGAGAAGCGTTGACCTGCTGGTAGAACTCGGGGTTCCGTTAATAAAGATCAGTTCTGGTGAGATCACAAACCATCCATTACTGAAATACATATCAAGAAAAGGAATTCCAATCATCCTTTCAACCGGCATGTCCACACTTGAAGAAGTGGCAGAGGCAGTATCGGTTATAAAAGATGCAGGATGCGAGGATCTTACCCTCCTCCACTGTACATCAAGCTATCCCGCACGTGTGGAGGACTGCAACCTACTGACCATGGAGACCATGGCAGATGTATTTGATGTCCAGGTTGGTTATTCAGACCACACTTCCGGTATTTGTGTGCCACTGGCTGCTGCAGCCATGGGAGCGTGTGTGATCGAGAAACATTTCACACTTGATAAGAACCTCACCGGTCCAGATCACATGGCATCATTGGAACCCACTGAACTAGAGGAAATGGTGCGCGGCATACGTTTGGTCGAAAAGGCGCGGGGTTCTTCAGTAAAAGCTCCAGTAGAGTCGGAACTTGAGGTGCGGGATATTGTAAGAAGGAGCATCGTGGCAAAGGTTAACATTCCTGCGGGCACTGTCATCGCTGAGGATCTGCTAGCGTTTAAGCGTCCAGGTGTAGGGATGCCTCCAAAATATCTGGACAGACTAATTGGTAAGGTACCAATTTCAGAAATTAAAAAAGATTCTTTAATCAATTTCGAAATGTTTGAGACAATATGA
- the neuC gene encoding UDP-N-acetylglucosamine 2-epimerase: protein MKRKIAVVTGTRADYGIYLPVLKAIQRSSKLDLSLIVTGMHLSETFGHTVDEIEKDGFSIDAKIPLGLLEDSGASMALDVGICILGLTDALKKIKPDILLVLGDRGEMLATTIAGIYMNIPVAHLHGGEVSGTVDESIRHAITKLSHIHFPATEESAERIRNLGEDEFRIYVVGAPALDTILSETFVPKEEMGHFFDIDINKPIILVVQHPVTTEVGAVERHIRETMDAVVELGEQTVVIYPNADAGGRKIIETIEQYRNYAFIKIFKNIRHVDYLSLMRTTNVMVGNSSSGIIEAPSFGLPVVNIGTRQTGRQRGQNTIDVDYDKDEIIKAIKVGLYDKDFKRKASKCISPYGNGHAGTAIAEILESI, encoded by the coding sequence ATGAAGCGGAAAATTGCAGTGGTCACAGGAACTCGTGCAGATTATGGAATTTATTTACCGGTTTTGAAAGCCATCCAGAGATCTTCAAAATTGGATTTATCGCTTATTGTTACAGGAATGCATTTATCTGAAACATTCGGGCATACTGTGGATGAGATTGAAAAAGATGGATTTAGTATTGATGCTAAAATCCCATTAGGATTGTTAGAAGATAGTGGTGCATCTATGGCTCTTGATGTCGGAATATGCATATTGGGTCTAACCGATGCTCTTAAAAAAATAAAGCCAGATATACTTCTTGTACTAGGGGATCGTGGAGAGATGCTGGCTACGACTATTGCAGGAATTTACATGAATATACCTGTGGCACATCTGCATGGCGGTGAGGTTAGTGGAACGGTCGATGAATCGATTAGGCATGCCATAACCAAATTATCACATATCCATTTTCCGGCAACCGAAGAAAGTGCTGAAAGAATACGGAATTTGGGCGAGGACGAGTTTAGAATTTACGTTGTGGGTGCACCTGCACTTGATACAATTTTATCGGAAACATTTGTTCCTAAAGAAGAAATGGGACACTTTTTCGATATTGACATAAACAAACCAATTATACTGGTTGTACAGCATCCTGTTACAACCGAGGTTGGTGCTGTTGAACGACATATCCGTGAGACCATGGATGCAGTAGTTGAACTTGGTGAACAAACTGTTGTAATTTATCCAAATGCCGATGCAGGTGGTCGAAAGATAATTGAAACCATTGAACAGTACCGAAATTATGCATTTATCAAGATATTTAAAAATATCAGGCATGTTGATTATTTGAGTTTGATGAGAACCACAAATGTAATGGTTGGAAATTCCAGTAGCGGAATAATTGAAGCTCCATCTTTCGGTTTACCGGTAGTTAATATAGGCACTCGTCAAACCGGCAGACAGAGAGGACAAAATACAATTGATGTGGATTACGACAAAGATGAGATTATAAAGGCAATTAAAGTAGGATTATATGATAAAGATTTTAAACGTAAGGCAAGCAAGTGTATAAGTCCATATGGAAATGGTCATGCAGGCACCGCAATTGCAGAAATTCTTGAAAGTATATAG
- a CDS encoding acetyltransferase: MTLKTVIIAASGHGKVVLDVLQQNENIEITGFIDDNSNLHGKRVDGIHIIGDFSMVSNIIDKIDRGIVAIGDNHIRAEFFKKMQDVGLQPITAIHPDAVIARTAKIGNGTIVAANAVINPSAEIGENCIINTGAIIDHDNCIADHVHISPGANLAGNVSVGKYSHIGIGASIINGIIIGQNVTVGAGAVVTKDVTDNAVVAGVPAKIIKYKK; encoded by the coding sequence GTGACTCTGAAAACAGTAATAATAGCGGCAAGCGGGCATGGTAAAGTTGTGCTTGATGTATTACAGCAGAATGAAAATATAGAAATTACTGGATTTATTGATGATAATTCCAATTTACACGGAAAACGTGTGGATGGAATTCACATCATTGGGGATTTTTCCATGGTTTCGAATATTATTGATAAGATTGATCGTGGAATTGTTGCAATTGGTGATAATCATATAAGGGCTGAATTTTTCAAAAAAATGCAAGATGTTGGACTTCAGCCCATCACTGCTATCCATCCAGATGCAGTCATTGCCAGAACCGCAAAAATAGGCAATGGAACTATTGTTGCTGCTAATGCTGTCATAAATCCAAGTGCTGAAATTGGAGAGAATTGTATAATTAATACAGGTGCCATAATTGATCATGACAATTGCATCGCAGATCATGTACATATTTCCCCTGGGGCAAATCTTGCCGGGAATGTGTCTGTCGGCAAGTATTCCCACATTGGGATTGGTGCTTCAATAATTAATGGAATTATAATAGGTCAAAACGTAACCGTAGGGGCTGGAGCCGTGGTTACCAAAGATGTGACTGATAATGCAGTCGTTGCAGGCGTGCCTGCAAAAATTATTAAATACAAAAAATAA
- a CDS encoding DegT/DnrJ/EryC1/StrS family aminotransferase, with the protein MIPLAQPDIGEEEIRLVNEVLRSGWLSMGPKVIEFEKLFAKYMGTKHAIAINSGTSGLHLCIKSLNISKGDEVITSPFSFIASSNCIMFEGGTPVFVDIDPDTLNLDAKQIEDAITENTKAILPVHVFGHPCEMDAIMDIAEEHDLAVVEDACEAIGAEYKGKKAGTFGNASVFAFYPNKQITTGEGAMIVTDDDHIAKLCKSMRNQGRSEDAEWLNHIMLGYNYRLDEMSCALGIGQLDRIDELLGKRSRVAEKYTKKLNGVDGIVTQYLSQDVKMSWFVYVVQVSQEIDRNEVMKYLREHDVSCRPYFTPIHLQPFYKETFGYKEGDFPICERVCESTIALPFYGNIDEQTIEEVCSVLKDALEIYKN; encoded by the coding sequence ATGATTCCACTTGCACAACCCGACATCGGAGAAGAAGAGATACGACTTGTTAACGAAGTGTTGAGGTCAGGCTGGCTTAGCATGGGTCCAAAGGTAATAGAATTTGAGAAATTGTTTGCCAAATACATGGGCACCAAACATGCAATTGCAATTAATAGCGGGACAAGTGGATTACATCTTTGCATAAAATCATTGAATATAAGCAAAGGTGATGAAGTTATAACCTCGCCTTTCAGTTTCATAGCTTCCAGCAACTGCATCATGTTCGAAGGCGGAACACCAGTGTTCGTGGATATTGATCCCGATACACTTAACTTGGATGCAAAACAGATCGAGGATGCAATAACCGAAAATACGAAGGCAATATTACCTGTCCATGTTTTTGGCCATCCTTGTGAAATGGATGCAATTATGGATATAGCAGAAGAGCACGATTTGGCTGTAGTAGAAGACGCTTGTGAAGCAATTGGAGCAGAATATAAAGGTAAGAAAGCCGGAACATTTGGTAATGCATCTGTATTTGCATTTTATCCTAACAAGCAGATCACTACCGGTGAAGGAGCAATGATCGTGACAGATGATGATCACATTGCCAAATTGTGCAAAAGCATGCGGAATCAAGGTCGCTCAGAAGATGCAGAATGGTTGAACCACATTATGCTCGGATACAATTACCGACTTGATGAAATGAGCTGTGCTTTAGGAATAGGTCAACTTGATCGGATCGATGAATTACTTGGTAAAAGATCAAGGGTTGCAGAAAAATATACAAAGAAGCTTAATGGGGTTGATGGTATTGTTACGCAGTACCTATCCCAGGATGTGAAAATGAGCTGGTTCGTATATGTTGTTCAAGTGAGCCAGGAAATAGATCGGAATGAAGTTATGAAATACCTAAGAGAACATGACGTTAGCTGTAGGCCATATTTTACTCCGATACATCTGCAGCCATTCTATAAGGAAACATTTGGATATAAAGAAGGCGATTTCCCGATATGTGAAAGAGTTTGCGAATCAACTATTGCACTACCATTTTATGGTAACATCGACGAGCAAACTATAGAAGAAGTATGTTCTGTGCTCAAGGATGCACTGGAAATATATAAAAATTGA